The genomic DNA GCACGCCCCGGGACTGGTCTTCCAGACCAACTCCTCGAAGACCATGACCGAGTTGGCCCGCTACACGGTCGAGAAGTTCTGCTCCCTCGACGTCGACGGCAAGCCCTGCTTCCTCCAGGTCGGCGGCCTCGAGGTCGCCACCACCCCCGAGCGCGTCGCGGAACTCCACCGCCGCCACGGCTGGATCACCGCCTGGGGCATCGAGGCCCGTCTGCTCACCCCCGAGGAGTGCGTCGAGCACCACCCGCTCCTCAACCCCGACAAGGTCCTCGGCGGCCTCCTGGTCCCCACCGACGGCCTCGCGAAAGCCGTCCTCGCGGTGGAGGCCCAGATCCGCCGGGCCACGGACCGTGGCGTGACCTTCCTGGCCCGCCACGAGGTCCTGGACGTCCAGCAGTCCGAGGGCCGCGTCACCGGCGTGCTCACCGACCAGGGCGAGATCCCCGCCGACATCGTCGTGTGCTGCGCCGGCATCTGGGGCCCGAAGATCGCCCGCATGGTCGGCATGAACCTCCCGCTGACCCCGCTCGGCCACCAGCTCGCCTGGACCGGTCCAGTACCCGCCCTCGCCGGCCGGACCGAGGAGGCCGTCCGCCCGATCCTGCGCCACCAGGACGCCGACCTCTACTACCGCGACCGCTTCGACGCCATCGGCATCGGCTACTACGGCCACCGCCCGATGCCCATCTCGGCCGACGACATCCTCTCGGTCGGCGAGGCCGACGACATGCCGTCCGTCCTCAAGTTCACGGAGGACGACTTCGCGCCCGCCTGGACGGAGACCCAGTCCCTGCTCCCCGCGACGAAGGACGCGAAGGTGGAGGAGGGCATCAACGGCCTCTTCTCCTTCACCACCGACAACTTCCCCCTCCTCGGCGAGAGTTCGGACGTCAAGGGCTTCTGGGTCGCCGAGGCGGTCTGGGTCACGCACTCGGCGGGCGTCGGCCGCGCGATGGCCGAGTGGCTGGTCGACGGACACTGTTCGTCCTTCGACCTCCACGAGTGCGACGTCAACCGCTTCGAGCCGCACCAACTCGCCCCCGAATACGTCCTGGCCCGCGACTGCCAGAACTTCGTCGAGGTCTACGACATCCTCCACCCCCTCCAGCCGTCCGGGAAGCCGCGCCCGATCCGCACCAGCCCCTTCCACACCCGCCAGCAGGAACACGGCGCGGTCTTCCTGGAGGCGAACGGCTGGGAGCGCCCGCAGTGGTACGAGGCCAACTCGGGCCTGGTGGAAGGCCGTTCGATCCCGACCCCGAACGACTGGGCGGCGCAGTACTGGTCGCCCATCGTCGGCGCCGAGGCACAGGCCACCCGCGAGACCGTCGCGATGTACGACATGACGGCCCTCAAGCGCCTCGAAGTGACCGGCCCCGGCGCCGCCGACTTTCTGGAGGGCCTGGTCACCGGCAAGGTCGCCAAGTCGGTCGGCTCGGTGACGTACACGCTCCTGCTGGACGAGGACGGCGGCATCCGCAGCGACATCACCGTCGCCCGCCTGGCCCGCGACCGCTTCCAGGTCGGCGCCAACGGCAACCTCGACCTCGACTGGTTCACCCGCCACCTGCCCGCCGATGGAACGGTCCAGGTCCGCGACATCACCCCCGGCACCTGCTGCATCGGCCTGTGGGGCCCACTGGCCCGCAAGGTCCTCCAGCCCCTGACGGACGAGGACTTCACGAACGACGGCCTCAAGTACTTCCGCGCCAAGCGGGCCTACATTGGAACGGTCCCGGTCACCGCCATGCGCCTCTCCTACGTCGGCGAACTCGGCTGGGAGCTGTACACCACCGCCGACCAGGGCCAGAAACTCTGGGACACCCTGTGGCAGGCGGCCAAGCCCCTCGGCGGTGTCATCGCCGGACGCGGCGCCTTCAACAGCCTCCGCCTGGAGAAGGGTTACCGCTCCTTCGGCACCGACATGACCTACGAGCACGACCCCTACGAGGCCGGCGTCGGCTTCGCCGTCAAGCTAGACAAGGGCGACTTCGTCGGCAAGGCGGCCCTGGAACGCCGAAAGGCCGACGTACAAAGGCAGTTGACCTGCCTCACCATCGACGACCCCCATTCGGTCGTCATGGGCAAGGAGCCGGTCTACGACGGCGAGCGCGCCGTCGGCTACGTCACCAGCGCCGCCTACGGCTACACGATCGGCAAGGGCATCGCCTATGCCTGGCTGCCGGCCGAACTCGCCACCCCGGGAACGACCTTGCACATCGGCTACTTCGACGAGCGCGTCGAGGCGGTCGTGGCGCAGGAGCCGTTGTTCGACCCGACGATGTCCCGCCTCCGAGGCTAGCCGGAAGGACGCGAACTCCGAATGAACGCGCTGAACACCCCGTTGGCGGAACTGGACCCCGAGGTCCACGCCGCGCTCCGCGCCGAACTGCACCGCCAGCAGTCCACGTTGGAGATGATCGCCTCCGAGAACTTCGCACCCTCCGCCGTACTGGAGGCGCAGGGCTCGGTCCTCACCAACAAGTACGCGGAGGGCTACCCCGGCCGCCGTTACTACGGCGGCTGCGAACACGTCGACGTCACCGAGCGGTTGGCCATCGAGCGCGTCAAGTCGCTCTTCGGCGCGGGCTACGCGAATGTCCAGCCGCACTCGGGAGCCCAGGCCAACACGGCGGTCTTCTTCGCGCTGTTGAAGCCCGGCGACACGATCCTCGGCCTCGACCTCGCACACGGCGGCCACCTCACCCACGGCATGCGCCTCAACTACAGCGGCAAGATGCTGAACGTGGTGCCGTACCACGTCTCCGAGACCGACAACCTGGTCGACATGGACGAGGTGGAGCGCCTCGCCAAGGAGCACGGTCCCAAGATGATCATCGCGGGCTGGTCGGCGTATCCACGGCAGTTGGACTTCGCGGCCTTCCGGCGGATCGCCGACGAGGTGGGCGCGCTGCTGATGGTCGACATGGCGCACTTCGCGGGGCTGGTGGCAGCAGGGCTGCACCCCAACCCCGTCCCACACGCACACGTGACCACGACCACGACGCACAAGACGCTGGGCGGCCCGCGCGGCGGAGTCGTCCTCACCAACGAGGCCGACCTCGCCAAGAAGATCAACTCGGCGGTGTTCCCCGGCATGCAGGGCGGCCCGCTGGAGCACGTCATCGCCGCGAAGGCGGTGTCGTTCAAGGTCGCGGCCTCACCCGAGTTCGCCGAACGCCAGGCCCGCACACTCGCCGGCTCCCGCATCCTCGCCGAACGCCTCACCCGCGCCGACGTGGCCGCCACCGGGGCCAAGGTCCTCACCGGCGGCACGGACGTCCACCTGGTCGTGGTCGACCTGCGCGACTCCGAGTTGGACGGCAGACAGGCGGAA from Streptomyces sp. NBC_01478 includes the following:
- the glyA gene encoding serine hydroxymethyltransferase: MNALNTPLAELDPEVHAALRAELHRQQSTLEMIASENFAPSAVLEAQGSVLTNKYAEGYPGRRYYGGCEHVDVTERLAIERVKSLFGAGYANVQPHSGAQANTAVFFALLKPGDTILGLDLAHGGHLTHGMRLNYSGKMLNVVPYHVSETDNLVDMDEVERLAKEHGPKMIIAGWSAYPRQLDFAAFRRIADEVGALLMVDMAHFAGLVAAGLHPNPVPHAHVTTTTTHKTLGGPRGGVVLTNEADLAKKINSAVFPGMQGGPLEHVIAAKAVSFKVAASPEFAERQARTLAGSRILAERLTRADVAATGAKVLTGGTDVHLVVVDLRDSELDGRQAEDLLHGIGITVNRNAVPFDPRPPMVTSGLRIGTPALATRGFTEEDFAEVSDVIARALQPAPDISDLRARTEALAAKHPLYPHLSAVAEEAVPEEAGDAR
- a CDS encoding GcvT family protein, with product MAGPRVVIIGAGVVGAALADEISARGWTEVTVVDQGPLPATGGSSSHAPGLVFQTNSSKTMTELARYTVEKFCSLDVDGKPCFLQVGGLEVATTPERVAELHRRHGWITAWGIEARLLTPEECVEHHPLLNPDKVLGGLLVPTDGLAKAVLAVEAQIRRATDRGVTFLARHEVLDVQQSEGRVTGVLTDQGEIPADIVVCCAGIWGPKIARMVGMNLPLTPLGHQLAWTGPVPALAGRTEEAVRPILRHQDADLYYRDRFDAIGIGYYGHRPMPISADDILSVGEADDMPSVLKFTEDDFAPAWTETQSLLPATKDAKVEEGINGLFSFTTDNFPLLGESSDVKGFWVAEAVWVTHSAGVGRAMAEWLVDGHCSSFDLHECDVNRFEPHQLAPEYVLARDCQNFVEVYDILHPLQPSGKPRPIRTSPFHTRQQEHGAVFLEANGWERPQWYEANSGLVEGRSIPTPNDWAAQYWSPIVGAEAQATRETVAMYDMTALKRLEVTGPGAADFLEGLVTGKVAKSVGSVTYTLLLDEDGGIRSDITVARLARDRFQVGANGNLDLDWFTRHLPADGTVQVRDITPGTCCIGLWGPLARKVLQPLTDEDFTNDGLKYFRAKRAYIGTVPVTAMRLSYVGELGWELYTTADQGQKLWDTLWQAAKPLGGVIAGRGAFNSLRLEKGYRSFGTDMTYEHDPYEAGVGFAVKLDKGDFVGKAALERRKADVQRQLTCLTIDDPHSVVMGKEPVYDGERAVGYVTSAAYGYTIGKGIAYAWLPAELATPGTTLHIGYFDERVEAVVAQEPLFDPTMSRLRG